One stretch of Muribaculum intestinale DNA includes these proteins:
- a CDS encoding AMP-binding protein: METFSEYLQHSVRTYWEDLALTDFNGVSYQYRDIARKVEKLHLLYEHAGIKSGDKIALCGRNSSQWAVAFIATVTYGAIAVPILHEFKADNIHHLVNHCEAKLLYTDDSIWENLDPAMVKNLVGVVRLNDFSLILSRSEKLTNARKRLNELFGKKYPERFTPEDVIYPAHKAEELALINYTSGSMGFSKGVMITYGNLWSNLQFCVDGIPFINPGDGMVCMLPLAHMYGLMVELLLPLAKGAHVYFLTRVPSPRVILEAFATVKPKLIITVPLIIEKIVKTKVFPMLDKPLMKVLMKVPFVDERLESRIRKGLLDAFGGNLRQIIIGGAGLNKDVETFLRKISFPFTVGYGMTECAPLVAYAPWEEQRPASCGRIVDRMEGRIDSPDPVNVPGELWVRGQNVMKGYYKNKDATEAVMKDGWMNTGDLCTMDSDGFLYIRGRNKNMILGPSGQNIYPEEIEQKINNLPMVSESIVIEDNGKLEALIYPDLDIATKEGIAVSDLEKLMNDNISHLNKELPAYSQIAKVRMRYQEFEKTPKRSIKRYLYQKSK; encoded by the coding sequence ATGGAAACATTTAGCGAATATCTCCAGCACTCCGTGCGCACATATTGGGAAGATCTTGCTCTGACCGATTTCAACGGCGTCTCGTACCAGTATCGCGATATTGCCCGAAAGGTCGAAAAGCTGCATCTGCTATATGAGCATGCCGGCATAAAAAGCGGTGACAAGATAGCCTTGTGCGGGCGCAATTCATCCCAATGGGCCGTAGCCTTTATAGCAACAGTCACATATGGTGCCATAGCCGTGCCTATTCTGCATGAGTTCAAGGCCGATAATATACATCATCTTGTAAACCATTGTGAAGCTAAACTCCTCTATACCGACGATTCGATATGGGAGAATCTGGATCCTGCGATGGTAAAAAATCTCGTCGGGGTAGTGCGCCTGAATGATTTTTCACTCATACTGTCACGCAGCGAAAAACTGACCAATGCCAGAAAACGCCTCAACGAACTGTTTGGCAAGAAATATCCAGAACGTTTTACTCCGGAGGATGTGATATATCCTGCCCACAAAGCCGAAGAGCTGGCTCTGATTAACTATACATCAGGCTCGATGGGTTTTTCCAAGGGTGTGATGATTACTTATGGAAACCTGTGGAGCAATCTGCAATTCTGTGTCGACGGCATCCCGTTTATCAATCCGGGCGACGGTATGGTATGCATGTTGCCGCTTGCCCATATGTATGGGCTTATGGTCGAGTTGCTTTTGCCGCTTGCCAAAGGCGCCCATGTATATTTCCTTACACGTGTGCCCTCGCCGCGAGTGATTCTTGAGGCATTTGCCACGGTTAAGCCAAAACTGATTATCACGGTACCTCTCATTATTGAGAAAATCGTCAAAACCAAGGTGTTCCCGATGCTTGACAAGCCGCTTATGAAGGTGCTTATGAAAGTGCCGTTTGTCGATGAGCGGCTGGAGTCGCGTATCCGTAAGGGGTTGCTCGATGCATTCGGCGGCAATCTGCGTCAGATTATTATCGGCGGCGCCGGATTGAACAAGGATGTCGAGACATTCCTGCGCAAAATAAGTTTTCCGTTTACAGTGGGCTACGGCATGACTGAGTGTGCGCCTTTGGTGGCATATGCGCCATGGGAGGAACAACGTCCGGCTTCCTGTGGTCGTATCGTCGACAGGATGGAGGGGCGTATCGATTCGCCGGATCCGGTCAATGTGCCCGGTGAACTGTGGGTGCGCGGACAGAATGTAATGAAGGGATATTACAAAAATAAGGATGCGACCGAGGCGGTGATGAAGGATGGCTGGATGAATACGGGCGACTTGTGCACGATGGATTCCGACGGATTTCTCTATATCCGCGGGCGTAACAAGAATATGATTCTCGGTCCGTCGGGTCAGAATATCTATCCGGAGGAAATAGAGCAGAAGATAAATAATCTGCCAATGGTAAGCGAGTCGATTGTAATAGAGGACAACGGCAAACTTGAGGCCCTGATTTATCCCGATCTTGACATTGCCACCAAGGAGGGTATTGCTGTCTCTGATCTTGAGAAGCTGATGAATGACAATATCAGTCATCTCAATAAGGAACTGCCCGCTTATTCCCAGATTGCCAAGGTAAGAATGCGCTATCAGGAGTTTGAAAAGACTCCTAAACGTTCCATCAAGCGCTATCTCTACCAGAAAAGCAAATAA